The following DNA comes from Eretmochelys imbricata isolate rEreImb1 chromosome 18, rEreImb1.hap1, whole genome shotgun sequence.
CACATTACATCTCATCCCAATCTCTAGTAGTCTGAGGCTGGCTCGACTCTACAGAGGAGGGGTTTTACATCCCTTCCAAGGCTTTTTTGGTATTAACTCAGCTAacactggatattcttgttagcCATATGCCTTCCCTCTTTGAAAGATCTTGACAACCCACCCACCACACCCGCAACAAATATATATTCTCAGAACTCCAAATCAGCTTACAGTGAAGTCCAACTCTGAAAAACAGGGTGAAATGTCCTGCAGCCCTGTTATACTCTGAATCCTAGCTGCTGATTTTAGTGACCCATATGGTTTTCCAAATTTTTTACTCCTGCTAGCCCCTCAGCCATGAGAGTGAACCCAATTCCTTCCCAGCTTATGCATCATCAACACGGCTAGCTGTCTAACTGTTGCCCTGACTGCCCTCTTCCACCAACCTCCATGGAGTTCAGTGGGGAGCAAgtcaggcagaatctggccccaataTCCACCTCCCAGACCCCCAGATAgactttttctccctccccattccATCAGCATTTCACATCTGTGTCGGTCACGAGGGCTGGCTCCTGAGACTCACGCAAGCAGGACAGGAGCAGCCTCCCATGGTTTCAGGCGCAAACACTGTGGTGCTTGGAAAACACACACCATTTATCACCACTTGGTTTGCTTGGTCTTGGCGCCACCTTGTGTCAGACTCCAGCTTTTACACTGAACTGCAGTCGCACCCGTCACTGACTGACGACATCCACCTGGATTCCGACAAGACTGGACCACTGGACAACTAATTCTTTCACTAGCTGCAAACATCAGAGAGTCAGCAGCCAGCAATTCACCCTTCCCAAAAGGGGCCTCCTAAAAATCCCTCTGAAAACAGTCACTTACTTCCCTTCTCCAGTTCTGTCGGTCAAGGATGTGGCATTGCTGGGTGCGGATCAGACACCAGTAGATCTGGATTTGCCAGGAACTAGTAGAATGTCCCTATTCTGGGTTCCTACGACTCTGTTTTGTACTCCTGGCCCTGCAATGCTTGGGTGGATTTacctctgccctccacccccccacagatCACAGAGCAGCTCAACATCTCCCAGTGTAGTCGGCAGAATCCGGGTTTCCTTATCTAAAAAAAGAACGttcctcctgcatgccacagtaAATAGCCCACTAAAGCAGGCCATAGAGTCCCTAGAGTATATGGGGCGAAGGCTTATATAAAGGACAATCTGCACACGGGCAAGGTGGAATTTAGGTAGTGGGGGAAAGAGTTCTAAAGATTCTTCTGCCCTTTACTAAATAGGACTGCACCCCCTGCTTTTGTGCTGTTGGTCTACGCTCTTCTGACCCCCTCCAATGTTTTCAGAGGACATGTCCTCCCTACGAGGTGACAGCAACGTGTGGATTGGCTGGAAAACACCCAGGAGACAGAAAACTCCCTCCCCTTACCCAACAGCAACAGCACCCCAGTGCCCGGGAGTAACAGCCCCAGTCACTGCAGTATCCTTGCCGTGAGCGCTGGATCATGACTGCTGAAGACAGTAGTACTGGATACAGCTGCCTCTCGGGGAGAGGTCACAAGCTGCTGAACAATGCCGCACTTGCCCACGTGGGCGGAGGAGGGCTCTTCCCGGGGACTATAACACAAACGCGCCTCAGGATATTTAAGGAAACCCAATTCCATCTTCAGGTAACTCTGCCCTCCACCCCTGATCCTCTGACAAGGGAAGCTTCATCCGGCGGTAACGCCACAGACAAACGACATCTCCAGAATAACTGGTGCTGAGCTGCAATGCTCTCAGCCCAATCTCCATAATCCTGAAAGTCTAAACATCCCTTGCCTTTTCCAACCCCCTGTGGTGCTGGCTCCCCACTTAGGAAGAACAGCAATTGCTACGGATGACTAGGCCTGTGCACCAGGGCAATTTCTAAATCCTCAGACCAGCACTCAGCACACAGCTCAGTgccagggagggggcagtgtcGGTCACACAAGGGATAGTCCCTGGGTGTCTGCAGCTTCCAGGGCTGCATAAACACACCCATGTAGGGCAGGggactaatttttttctttttggggggccgggggaggggaagggggaaaaatcaaTAACAGGACCAATGCAATTGACAAAGGTTAAAATGAGACGAATCCCATGGATGGCATAAGGCAAGCAGGCAGGGTCTAGAAAACTCCAGTGCCCGATGACTGCACCCAATCACGGCCACCCCCCTTGCCAAGTTTGCAAGAGCTAGTGACTGCTCACCAGCACTCCAAGGGGCTGATCTAGACTACAGCCCAATCCCTTCCTCAGCATTAACAGTCTCATGCCTCAGGGTGGATACTACAGTTACACACAGCAATACACGGCTAGACCCTGGTTCAGCAAAACACgcgcttaagtcccattgatcaGCAAATTCTttggtgctttgctgaatcagagccaggGCCACGCATCAGTCGCCCTGACAATGAAGCAGGGCCTCAGACCTGCCAATACGGGAGAGGTCTAAAACAGGAACTGCACCAGAAGACATTAGACTAGGAGAGCTCTATAAGGAAGAGAGTGGGAAAATGGTCAGCATTTTGCTGAAGTAAAGGGTGGCACATACAGGACTACAGCACAATTGTGATGGGCCTGGGCCTCTGGCCACTGTGAAAATGACTCTGTCAGCCTGTCTGATCCGAGGTGAACATTAACAGTCAGTAACACTGCGCTTCTCTCCGCTCCGCTCCTCTGAGAATCCTGAAGAGCTCTGCAGGCAATTAATCAGAGTTGTCTCAGATGGCTTCTGTGAGGTAGGTAGGTATTATTAACCCCATGGtatgtgggggaaactgaggtacagagcagcgacgtgacctgcccaaggtcacagaagcaGTCaagggcagagtcaggaatacaaTGCTGATCTCCAAGCACTGAGCCGCCCTGCTTTCTAGACTCAGATGACAGAGTCGTTACAGTCAATGGATCTTCACAAAAGTTAGAGAAACTGTTCAGAGCAGGAGCTGTTATTGTAAACACAGGAGCCTGTGTGCAGAGTTGGAAAATACAGGCTCCAGAGGGCAACAGGACAGGTGTGAGGGGAGAATAAACCAAGAGATCATCCAAGCAAAGCATCATAATCCATGTACCACACCAGCTGGCCAGAGCTGGGATTGACCCCTGAAATAGGCCACTTTCTGGGCTCCTGCCCCACTCTACTGATCTGGGTTGTGATTTCgtgcttccccttccccatcaccAGCACAGCCACCTGCCTGGCTTTGTTGATGAGAGGCAGGCTGAGGCTCATCCTCTGGTGGGGTTTGACAGGGCTCTCCGTCAGCACCACCGTCTTGGCCCCTTCGAGGCCACTGGACGAATGCGGGAAGAGCGAGGCCGTGTGCCCGTCGgagcccagccccagcagcaCAAAGTCCAAGCTGGCGTTGGTCACTAGTGCTGCAATCTCCTTGGCGTACAGCTCTGGCCCCTGGTCCTCCTCCACACACAGCCGTCGGTTCAGGTGCACCAGCATGGGGTGGATGTTGAGGTAGGGTACCCGGACATGCTGGAGGAGGTGGTTGTGCAAGCTGCAGAAGTTGGATTCTGGGTCGGCGAGCGGCACACAGCGCTCGTCCACCAGCCACAAGTGGGTGCGTCTCCACGGGAAGCCGTAGTGGTGTCTCACAAGCCGCTGGAACAGGACGATGGGGCTCGAGCCGCCCGACAGGGCCAGGTGGAACTCACCACAGCGTGCCACAGCCTTGGCTGCCGCCGTCTCAATGTCCAACGCCAACCGGGCAATCAGCTCCTCTGGCCAAGCCGAAACCAAGGGGCTTTGCCGAAACTTGGCCTGGATGGTTCTGTAGTCACTTGGCGTTTGCCCATCACTGTGCAGCAGTTCCACCGGCTCTTCCAGCGTGAAGGACAGCTCCCTGCCCATCATTTCAAAGTCCAGGAGGTGCTGGTTCTCCAGGCCCCCCGGGTACAGGCGCGGGACCTGCTGGGTTAAGCTGTCCAGCAGCGGGGTCCAGAACTCCCAAGATGCCAGCAGGTTCTCAGTTGTGATGAAGGAGTCCTTCCTGCCGTGAAAGATGCTGGAGATGAGGACGGAGTAAGCCTCTCTCTCCTTCACAGGGCTGTACACGTAATAATCCGACAGTGGGAGCCCAAAGAAGTGCAGCTGTGGGTGATCCACCACCTCCTTCCAGCTGCCTTCTGGCATGATGGGCTTAAAGAGGTTCCGGCTGATCAGCACGGCAGGACAGCTCAGCTCCCCGTGCCCGATGTGGAAGATGATCTGCTTGGCTCCACATTGGCTCTTCCCCATCTCCCTCAGGCTCTCACGCTGGGTGCAGTAGGCCCGGTTCTTGAAGAGGACGCGGACGTAGCCTACCCGCTCGTCCAGAGCTTTGCCAGAGGTGAGGAGGAAGGGGACTCCCTCCCAGCGCAGGCTGTCTAGCTGAATCAACACACCTGAAATGACAGGGGAACCTCAGGCCCAAGCCCAAGCACTGTTCTCTTGCGTGGGTCCCAAGAATCCTGGCATCCGGAGCCTCCCTTGCGCCACAATCAGCCCTCCCCATCACCCTGCCAGGTCCCCAAGGATTTGCCTTGCTCTCTCCCGATTAGCCCACCGCGTTCCTCAGCTTGCCGAGCTACCCCTTAGGACAGCAGTTTCTCTGGATGAGCCGTCACATCACTCCCTAGCCAAGAATCAAAACACTGAGCACATGCAGTGTGGCCAGAGATGGCCTTGTGATGAACTGAGATCCACCAGCCCCAGAGAAACCCCCCCCTTCTTACCTTTTGGAGACATTGAACAGCCCATCCCCATACAGTGAAGGGAGGGAGCTAAGCCACTATAGAATGAATTCCTAAAAATAACTCAGACATTTATACTAATAATTCCACCTGTGGCTTCATGGCCCAACAGATCCTTATAGGTCCCTGGGAGTCTGGACAGTTTGAAAACGTTCGGGCTCTTTCGGTCCCACAGGGACAGAGGCCCTAGAAATAAACAAGGCAGCTACTGTCCCCGTGTTGCAGCTGTGGAAGCAGAGACAGACGTTAAGTGATTGGCCCACGGCCACAGAGGAAGTGACGGCGCTGGGATTAGGATTTGGCCACTCCCCGTCGCTTAGTCCCATACTCTGACCACCACCCCACCTGCCTCAGCCTTTATGCCCTATGACGTCATCAGCCTGGGTCTTGCCCCCACCTGCAAAGGTTGGCGTCGTGCTGACGTAGTCCTGGGCCTTCTGCAGCTCCTCCCGCACCTGGCTAGCATAGGCCTGGTACTGACCCAGCACCGCGCTGGTGCTCTCCAGGCCCTGCAACGACTTGAAGGTCTGCAGCTTGCGCCGGAGAACCTCTTCGGCGCTGCTGATGTTGGCTGGCAGCTCCATGGCGAGATACAGCAGGACCTCGGTGAGGTGGTTCTGGAGGACATCACGGATGACGCCGTACTGCTCGTAGAAGCTGGTGCGGCCTGAGTGCGACGAGGAGGCGAAAGACGAGCAGTCAGAGCAGTAGGAAAAAGAAACCCCCCGGCAGCCCCCAGCTTGGGAAAGGAGCTTGAATATTGGTGCCCGAGGGAATGAAGGGACAGGCCCAGGGACAGAGCCGTCTCTAGCCCTAGACTGGGTACAaggccagctgcctctgcaggcACCTCAGAAACCACTTCAGCCCCGCAAACCCCTTCGCCCACTGCAGCGGGGCCTTCCAGGAGAAGCTGCCGCAGCTGATAAAGAATTCCCAGGAGACCAGCTGCCCTCACTGGAGCAGCAAAAGGGACCTCCGCTGGAGGAGGGAACGGGAGAGTGGGGGCTGGGTGAGCAGAAGGGCTGAGAGGAGGCAGCAAATCCGGTATGTCCTCAGGCACCAATGGAGAATTAAGCCAACCCTAATTACAGCCTTGCCTGGGGCTTCCTGAGACTGGggtcgggggtgggtgggggagtgggCTTTGCTTGACAAGGCCAGCAGCACAGTCCGTGTGTTCAGTCTGGGCCTGGGATCAGCGTCCAGCCAATGTGCTGGGAAAGCAACACAAGACTGTGCAGTGCCGGGCATCTCTTTCACCCCAGCAACGATGGGCACATCtcaaggggcaggagggagggcagCAGAGCCTGGGGTCTctagctggggtgtgaatccaCATCAAAGCCTTAACAGACGGATCAGAACAAACCCAGGTACCCCTCGCGATTCCGCAGCAACGGATCAGGTCAACAAAGCAGCAGCTGTCTACATTACACTGGGACCCTTCCATCCACCACTCGCTGCATAGTCCACTCCCAGCGGTTGAATACTCCCCCGGACCATCAACTTAAGCCCTGCCCTTTCTGCAGGAGTTGGGCTTTACCCGCTTCAATACGGCCCTGGGCTGATTTCttactggggctgggagggagaaggaccATGTCCTATTCAATGCAGGTGATTCAAACCAAAGCCTCCAGTGAGCTGGTCAGGGGCAGGCAAAGCGCTGCAGACCGCGCCCCTGCCCTGGGTTTCCCCTTTGGTTTGATatagtttctctccctctgtctaATCCAAAGGCACATTTGTTAACGCAATCAATGCTGCAGACTCTCTGGAAGCCGGGCTGCAGGGCGGGGGAGTGTCAAATGATCAGTGACCAGGCTTTAATAGTTACCTTATTTAACACTGCCTGTGTGGTGgctaggggcgggggagggagaaggaacgGGCAGCAGAGACAGAATCCTGAGGTTGCAGAAATAAGGGCACCTGGCGTGCCCAGAACTGCTGCCGGTGGCAGCCCAAACCAGAGTGCTTTCCGCTCAGCACTGCAGCGTGGGGCTGTAGCACTGCAGGGAGGGATCGCAGCCATGTCCTTCAGCAAGAGACCCGCGCCAGCGGCATGCggctcctctctccctctctgaacAGCTGCTGAGAGAGATGCCCCCGTGCTGGGATGGACGAGCACAGCCTGGTGGGTGTGAGTAGCTCCCCCAGGCAAAAGCTGCAGCTTAACCCTGATTTAAACTTTCATGCCACAGCACCAAATGAGACCTGAACCCAAGCCGGGCCCTCTCTGAGTCCCTCTGCAGCAGAACTCACGGTCTCTGGGCATCAATGGGAAAGGCTCCCgaactctgcagcaggaggaaggggcaggTTCCCCCTCCAGCTGAGGGAGGCAACAGCCATGACTGGGAATCACATTTCTGCCTCTCAAGTACCCATCAgagtagaagaagaagaaatgagagaataagtttgtatatttctggaaaataaagatcagttttacacacacacgcagagcGACACCACTCAGCTACCCACCTGGCCTCCTTCTCATGCATTTGCAACATTCAGCCACAGGGGTCGCTCTCACACAGATACACTAAAGCCACCCAGGTCCTGAGAGATTCCCCCTGGCTAGCTCAGCCCAGGATCCCTGACCTTTAGCATCCAGAGTCTCCTTCAGGACAATCTCTACTCTCTCCACATGATGCCGGTTCCAGATTGGGTCCAGAAACTGTCGGTTCTGGTCTCGGAAAGGCAGGATGTGGGCCACAgcctgggaaggaagggagggagggagggagggaaagatcagcgttaaaaacaaaaatccaaagcCAGCAGCATTTCTAGAGCATCTCCCATCCCACTGCTCCATCCAGCACGGAAACACTGCCCTTTCTGAGGTCTAGGGAGCACCCAgcacagggaggaagaggagaaatcgGCACAAGAACAGCAGGGTAAATAAAGCCTGACTCTTGCAGAAAGTACCATGGAGTCTCTAATGTCCACGTGGGACAAACATGAAAGGCCTCCCTGGACAAGGCAAACGTTTTATGGTTTCATCAGAAAGAGACTGGCACACAAAACACAAGACACTCAGCTTCTCTCCCTCAGAAGGGCAAATGGCTGAGTCAGACCCTGCTAGGATTCCAAGCCAGGGTTCCAGGGAAGTTGAGGTGGATCAAAGGGGCCGCATACACCACTGAGCCATCTGTTCTCACTTCGGGCAAAACAAATTCTAGTCGAGATGCTCTCCTTGCAGTCAGACATGCACCCTTGTGACCAGGACGTGGGGCCATGGATGGAACAAGGCTATTTCGAAAAGGAGATGTCACAGCACACCGAGGCCAGGGCAGTGCGTCCACCTCACACGTGTTCCCTTAAGGGGCCATGCAGCTGCTCAGACATATCTGGACAGGGCAGCGCATGTTCTCAGAGCCCAGTGTTCTGGGGTCAAGAGTGAAACGTCAGCTCAGCCCGCTCCACAGCTACAGAAAATGACACCTTGTCAGCTGGCTGAAGAAggctgggtgggaaggggagggaagggaaaggtcACCTGAGGTCTTCAAAAACCTGATCAAGGAAGGTGCAGCATCGTGGCCCTCGAATCACTTGTGGTCTAGTGGATCTGGGGCTGGGCTAGGAGTCGGAagaactgggttctgttcctggctctgacaatGGCCTGCTGGAGGACCTTGGGCcaatctcttcccttcccccatctgtAACGTGTGGATGGCAACACTTACCTCCTCTATGTAGAGGACTCCAGTATCTCTAGCTAAGCAGCCCTATCAGAGCTAGACACGCTGAAAACCCATGGAGGTCAAGAGACACAAAGTCAGGAAAACTTCCGTATAAAGCTAACCATCACATCTCTGGCGCAACCCAGCTGTTCCCAAACTAGTGGTTTACAGGGATAACAGGCGGTGGGAAGCGGGACTTTAGGTGGATGGTGGATAATGTGGCGTTCCTTGGGAACCCCTGGGAGAAGGCAGGAGAAACTGAGGACAAAATGGGAAACATTAAAGCACTGCATCTGTGGACTGGTTCTCAAGTATGATGTTAACACTGATCTCCCAGCTCAGGATGGATCCTGATCAGGTACCACTCCCTACTTCATGTTTATAGTTCAAAAGATGGGGTAGTGGCACAATGGACCACCAGAATGGTGATCCCCTCTTAGTTCCTTACCAGAAAGGTCTCAGCAGATCCAAGAGAGAACCCTGTTCCATCCACCTACTGCTAGAGGAGAGCCCCTAGGTATGCAGGATTGACAGGGAGAGAAAGATGTCTCCCGGTGTGGCAGATACAATCACCTGGATTATGTGTCAGCTGCCTTCCAATTAGGGGACCTGATCCCACGCAGGTCTGTACCAGTAATTTACCTGCTGGATCTGGCAATATCTGGCGCAGGGGAAAGGACAAACGAAGTCAAAAGCAGAGAGCATATAGGCCATAGTTCAGGGCCCAGGatctcatgggggtgggggtgagggaacAGTCTTGATTCTCAAGAGAATCAAGCGATGAACCCCTTTCCTGCCTCCACCCCCTCTTCCAGCCGAGAGCAGGAGACACGTGACTTCCTCTGCCGCAGGGCTACGTTCACTGCCTttaccaccccctccccactctgtccTGCTGCAGTCACTTGCACAGATGCACCAGCCCCTGAAAAATTggctgatcatttaaaaaaaaaaaaaaaaaaaaaaagcaagcaagagCACATCATATCAAATTAAAAGCCTCCTCTAGAAGCTGGTGCTAACAGGCTGGGACTGCCTGGAAGGGAAGGGTTTGCTTACTCAGCGAAATACAAGCCCTGACCTTGACTGGAAGACCAGATGGATTCTGCATCTGACACACACCCCCATATGTGGCCACCTCGctaggaggaggagaacaaagaGCCGGACCCTTATCACTTTGGCATGGAAAGGTCCTGCCTCTGTCTGCACATTTCCCTCCCCCTCGCCCACCTCGGTGAGGGATGGGCCGGCAATACAGGGGAAAAGTAATGGCCAGTCACCGCAAGGTCACTTGTCTGCAGCCCGGAATAGTGGGCTGGACACATTCTCTTCGGCAAGGGGAGGGTTTGAAACATGCTCTGAACTGCTCTGCCTGGGATCCCAAGGGGAGATGGACCCCTCAGACACCGGGGTGGCAGGTTCCAGATACACTGTGAGAGCAGTAAAAGAGCTCTAAGCGCTTCATAAACAGGGATCCATTTAGCCTCCAGACCTCACTGGCAGGCAGGGGCCATCCTCAATTGCAGATgcagaagctgaggcacagagaggacaaGTCACGGTGCCTCTAGGAGGCAGAGCTTGGAAACGAATCTAGGAGTCCGGACTCACAGTAGCTGTGCCGTAACCACAAGGCCAATCTGCTTCCGTTAATAAGCACGGGACAGTCCAATCAAGACAAAAACTAGGAGCCAAGAGCACAAAACTCATTGATGGGGCTGAACCCTCTTGCCTGGAGgcagaaagggaagagagaagctGCCTAAGGATATCTGTAGCTATAAGCCCTTCAGGATTGGTTGGGTTGGGAGCAGGGGAAAAAACATAGGCCTTGATAACCCACCTTCTGGTACTCTTGCACCTAGTCCTTAATTGTTTGTATAGCCCTGATCTACAACAGACTCTCGACTCCTCAGGCACCTTGCCTTCTTCTGCATCTGCAAAGCACCGTGCACACCTATGGCACTGTAAGGTAACACAGTCCAAGGACATGCAGAGCACAGACAGGCTGGCATTCACTAGGAAGAAACGTGGGATCAATGAAGCCCGCAACCAGTGTCTCAGAACTCCATAGGTCTGATGGGAATGGGACATCATGGCCTGCGAGTGAGGTCACACACACCTGACATGGCCCTCAAGCGACAGCTACGTTTTACAATATTATTGCACCAACCCTACATTTGTTAGATAAAAATTTCACACGAGGAGCCAGGCAGATTTTGAGGGGGGAGGCTCGAGGTTCTGCCCAGCATGTTTAAAATCCTGCTGCGCTCTCAGACCCAAAGGAAGGGTGGAAATATCCAGCTTGtggcctgcaccccgacccctccCTGCCTTCCCTTTACAGTCCATGCGCCCGGCCCACCAGCCAGTCTTACTAAGGTTTATTTTGCTGATGCTGAATATCAGCCATGGATCCTTTATGCAGCTGGGCAATGACCAGTAGTATTAATAAGTGAGGAGGAGCCAATGTGGCCCTCATTTCACAAGACAGTCAGATCAACAGGAACCGAGACGGCCTCACTGGGTCACAGCTAGCTATATCTTCGTCTCCAGCCCTGCGCATCTTGGTGAAGGGGACAAGGAACCAGCCAAATGAACAGTGATAAGAAGACTTAATAGGCTCCAGGTCTCTTCACTGCTCCAGCAACCTAGGTGAGCAGCTCAGTTGGGCTGTGATTGGTGCACCTGGCAGCCTGCTGCCCACATTAAATGAAAGGCTGAAATTTAGGGACCTCCCACGAGCCAAGCTCCCACCCCGCCAAGACCCCATCCAGCATGGCAACAGAGTCATTCCAAGTCTGCTCACCTGTTTGCCGAGGTAGTGATCCACCCGGTACATCTCCTCTTCCCAGAAGAAAGTCCTCAGCTCGATGGCTAGCTGCTGGGCTGACTTGAGGTCATGGCCAAAAGGCTTCTCCAGCACCACCCGCAGCCAGGCTCCAGGGCGCGGCCTGCAGCTGCCATTGATGTGGCGGGCGATCTCCGCGTAGGCAAAGGGCGGCACCGAGAAGTAGAAGATCCTGCCAGCTTCCTCTAGCCCCTCCTGCTGGAGCAGAGTCCCAATCTCCCGGTTCAGGGCAGTGTAGTTCTCGGACGTCTTCAGCTGGTGATACCGGCTCAGCTTGAGGAACTGGTCCTTGACCACAGCGCACCTGTCAGGGGACACATCCGACGGGCAGGCAAGCTTCTTCAGCACCTCAAACATCAGCCTCTGCCCTGGCTCGTGTGCCGTCAGTGCAGCCCCGTGGAAAGTGAAGCTGTGGCCACTGCTCACCTGGTCCAGGTAGAGGTGGAACAGCCCCTCCCACAAGTACTTCTTGGCCAGATCTCCTGTGGCTCCCAGCAAGACAACGGAGACATGCCCTTGGGACTCCTTGGCCAATGATGGCAGGGCACATAAGAGAAAGAGGGCACACAGGGCTGCCCTCAGCATCCTGGGGGAGGAGACAAGGATCCAGGGAACCTAGAGGacggagaagagaagggaaacatCAAGCTACATTAGCACAGAATATGATGCCACAAAACACAACCCCGGGTGCTGGTTCTTCCACAGCACTTGAGACAGGAATTTTCACCTGGATTCCTCTCCCAA
Coding sequences within:
- the H6PD gene encoding GDH/6PGL endoplasmic bifunctional protein, which produces MLRAALCALFLLCALPSLAKESQGHVSVVLLGATGDLAKKYLWEGLFHLYLDQVSSGHSFTFHGAALTAHEPGQRLMFEVLKKLACPSDVSPDRCAVVKDQFLKLSRYHQLKTSENYTALNREIGTLLQQEGLEEAGRIFYFSVPPFAYAEIARHINGSCRPRPGAWLRVVLEKPFGHDLKSAQQLAIELRTFFWEEEMYRVDHYLGKQAVAHILPFRDQNRQFLDPIWNRHHVERVEIVLKETLDAKGRTSFYEQYGVIRDVLQNHLTEVLLYLAMELPANISSAEEVLRRKLQTFKSLQGLESTSAVLGQYQAYASQVREELQKAQDYVSTTPTFAGVLIQLDSLRWEGVPFLLTSGKALDERVGYVRVLFKNRAYCTQRESLREMGKSQCGAKQIIFHIGHGELSCPAVLISRNLFKPIMPEGSWKEVVDHPQLHFFGLPLSDYYVYSPVKEREAYSVLISSIFHGRKDSFITTENLLASWEFWTPLLDSLTQQVPRLYPGGLENQHLLDFEMMGRELSFTLEEPVELLHSDGQTPSDYRTIQAKFRQSPLVSAWPEELIARLALDIETAAAKAVARCGEFHLALSGGSSPIVLFQRLVRHHYGFPWRRTHLWLVDERCVPLADPESNFCSLHNHLLQHVRVPYLNIHPMLVHLNRRLCVEEDQGPELYAKEIAALVTNASLDFVLLGLGSDGHTASLFPHSSSGLEGAKTVVLTESPVKPHQRMSLSLPLINKARQVAVLVMGKGKHEITTQISRVGQEPRKWPISGVNPSSGQLVWYMDYDALLG